The DNA sequence GCCAACTCTTTTCTATCtcagaataaaatatttaaagaaatttcCAATTACTGTCCATTTTCATGTGTTCATTTTCTGGTATATCAAGTTTTTATCTTTCTTACTTGATAAGTTAAATTCGATCAGTCATAATGAGAAGACATTACTGTGTTTTACCTTAAGACTCAAAAGACGCGGTCTTATTTAATATGGTGTTAATGATTGATTTGTTCTTATGACATTTGAAACTTCACTAGAAAGAGATTTAGAGGTTTATAACTAAAATCAATCATTCAATGCAGTGGATCAAAATCAGGGTTTTGAGACACAGTTTTAGCTTAAACTTTCTGTtagaaattcaaatttaattatcaacACGATATGTAAAATCTACATTGTCCAAAATGCTTGATCAGATGCATTAATCTAAAAACAGATTTCCATGTTTGTCATCATAACATTTCACCTTTGAAATCATTGTATATTCAAATATGACCATAACACAGCACAGCCACCTTACTTTTCTTCGAGTTCAAGTTCTACCTGTTCAAAACAACATATTGAACAGTTTGTTCGATCAAGCACATTAATTGAAAAGCAGATTTCAATGTTTGTCGTCATAATGTTTCGCCTTTGAAATCATAGTATATTCAATTGAGCTTATAATGGCATAACCATTCCGTTTTTTCTTCGAGATCAAGTACCACCTGTTCAAAACAACATATTGAATAGTTTGCTTGATCAAgtgcattaattgaaaagcaGATATCCATGTTTGTCATCATTATGTTTCGCCTTTGAAATAATTGTATATTCAATTGAGATTATAATGACATAACCATCTTGCTTTTTCTTCGATATCAAGTAGTTCAAAACAACATATTGAACAGTTTGCTCGATCAAGcgcattaattgaaaattagATTTCCATGTTTTGTCATCATAATGTTTCCTCTTTGTCCGAGATAGTTTTCTAATTGTTAGAAACAACATATTGAATAGAATGCTTGGACCAAGCGCATTACTCGAAAAGCTGATTTCGACATTTGTCGTCAAAATGTTTCTCCTTCAAAATCATGGCATATTCGATCAAGACCATATTACCATAACCATCTTGCTTTTCTTCGAGATCAAGTTCTAATTGTTTAAACCAACATATTGAACAGAATGCGGCGAGATCAACCGTTCCGGGTGGTCCAAGTGTGGCATGCAGCACGGCAAAAGCAGTAGAATGGGACGCGGCCTGGGCGAACAACCTCGACCCATCTGGCCGGGCTGCTCTTGGAGTTCATGCTGCCGCCTACGATgaagtgaaagaaaaaactcaAATTGTCAATGACTCGATGAATAGCTTCCCTCAAAAACTTAAGGATGATGTAGTAATGGTAGCAAATGCAGCCACAACTGCTGTTTAAGTATAATAGGGGTACAAGCATTTGgcagaacatttttttttttttggacttttgaatcttttttagggttttgttgcTGAAGAAGATTGATGAATTATCACCttaatttatgtaataaaaactGAATTACTAAATCGTGTAGATTTCGCTTCTTATAAATGCATGTTTGTTTAAGGGGAGTAGGAAAAAGTGTAGGATTTGAGTACTGCTTTCTTTTTGTTATGAATTGAGTTATATTTTAACCATTTTTATAAGCaatctcttttataattaatattattaggtattatatattatatagaatatcatttttttaaaattaaaaaaattcttcattaattgattttttcttcacattacaaataattatgtaagatatatattaatgtcttttatctgaaaattatatatataaaaaaaagggttacatattacaatttataatcaaaaagtgcaacaaaaataaaattaaaagagagtTACTAGACGTATTTCTGTGGTAGATAAAAAcccattttttataattagattGTGTTAAACTGCTTGTTTAACTCACTGTATTAACATATAAGTCCAACACAACACATTTTATCAACCACTAACattaagcaaaataaataaatatttagtttcTTGCAAATTTCTATTAATCTCTGTTAATATTTATTCTATTACTTATCAATCATTctgttttttcaaaataatatacaaacaaAATGCAGAGCTTCAAATTCAGAGAATTTTGtgcatttataaaaacaaagacatttatggatatttaaatttctcaaggaattttttatattaatttccctttgaaaaaaaaacaacattatgAAATTGATATTCTTTATTCACAAAGAAActaataaatcatgaaaaacaaagcaCACACTTAGTAATGAAACTTACCAAAGCACACTAATCTTTACAACACCCAGATGTAgcacaacacaaaaataatttaaaagctCCTTTCAATGAGCCCTAGTTTATCAAATTCCATACAATTACATCACTGATTAAACATAAGTTCATAATTAAAAATCCATCAAAACACATAACCATAACCTGAATGATTACATGAAAATTGGTCATCTTCACAATGGATGGagaaacaaacatatatataaataaataaaagaataagagaaaaaaaatattaatttaaaaaaccaaagaatGTATGTTACAAGGAGTCCTTACTTAATATCATACAAACTAATTACATAATCttaatattagaaaacataacaaatattttcaaCTAATAATAACACTGATAAACAAAACTCTTATAACATGCTATGATACAAATCATAATTTGATACTAGCATAAACCTTTATAATATACTGATATATTTCACTTCATCATaccataaaaatacatataaaaaataatggttcGGTTTCAAACTCCAAAATGATTTGCGCTATTAATGCCAAATATTGTGTCTTGGTAGCATTACATAATTTAATCAAACAGTAACAACAAACGATTtgacaaaagaaaatcacaCTCCATGGCAAATGTAACACAAACCGTCGATTCACATAAGAGGTGACACAATATCAGTCCAAGCCTCCAGAGAACGTCATTCTTTAGTTCAAACCTCAAAGGCTTATCATGCTGAAATAATTCAATCTTTAGATCAGGAGCTTCTCAATAGCATCCTGCACATTCAGAATGGAGTACAATCAATAAACATTCCATTTCTGTATAATGGGTGAAGAGAGAGATTCCATATCAAAGGATCTACAGATGATGAGAATGTTTTACAATTCGAATTAAAATCAGAATGAGAAAATCACCTTAAGCTGCTGTATCTGACTTTTCAATTGGCTGCCTTCATTGCTAGTGACTGAACAAGCAATCACAGGCCTTGTCACGCCACAAGCTCGGCCAAGTGCTTGTTTTGAGGGGACAAAGACATATGGAACATTCTGCCATGATTGATTAACTTTATCATTTTCTAACTCTTAAAGAGCTCATGAAAAGCACGCTTGCAAGGTCAAGTTTAGAAATATAGTCAAATTTAAAATTGCAGAAAGAGGTGCAAATCAAACCACTTAGGTTATATAAACCTAACAAAGTGTTCCAATGCagagacaaataaaaatacaaaataagaacCGTGTGTCACAGTCAAGAGATCAGCTTTAATTTTCCAATTAAGGTCATAGCATATGGCAACCTAAGGTTCTTTTTGAAGACCAAGGTTAAAGCGAGCTATCAAGTTTAATGGACAATGAAAAAATGTGTATGCTACTACTAGGACATTCTGAGTTACCtagttaattttaattaatgtaataaaatGGAGCGCACTGAAGTGCTATACTTGGCATCCTTCCTATCATACAAGGAAAATAGATACACCTGTTATCTGGAGATCGGTCCCTTCTGGTTTGTCATTAGACAATTACTAGGGTATTTACCAAAATGGTATTGTTTTGGGAGAATAGCCCCTACGGATGTCTTTTAATGGCTGAATTGAGGAAAAAAATGGAcggaaaaagtaaataaaaatagaggGGAAACCAACCCCGTAAATAGTTTAATCACAGCATTTAATGTACAAATGATGACCTTGATAAAACCAATTATTAAAGACCATGGTTGACTAAGACCAATCACATGGTTTCAAGACTCAATCAAAACTAAAGGTTGACTCAGACAATAGAATAGTGGCCTTGACCTGGACTAGAATCTACTTCATAATCCATCACTAGCACAGGCCTTTTTTATGGCAGGTGTCCAACACAAAGTAGATTCCCAAGTTTGCCTGCCATGAGTAAACAAATACGCTAACTACGattacaacaacaaaatagaCCAATATAATTGACTAATATTCCTGAAGCCATTCCtccacaagttttttttttttccaaaatccCTTCATAAATGTCTTCTAGCATTTGGTTGGATGAACAAAACGACATTTATAACAAATGAAGGTAACACAGAGAACATATTCTAAACTTTCcttctttacatttatttttccatcaatCCAATCAAAGACAATAACAAATTAGCAAAATGGAAACAAGATAAAACACAGTACAAACGGCAAGAAAATCACCAGCAAAACCAAGTTTATACCATcttacaaaaagaaacaaagtcaGGTCAAAACCAACCAATGGAACATTCATCACTATGATTATGACGAATATATATGTATCACATTAAAAATAGACCAATTTGATCATCTCCTATACCGAGAAGTACAATGGAGGGAAGTGCGTTAAACATCTCTGTATCTTTCCTACTTTCCATTTTTCCATCAATCCAATCAAATCCACAATAAATTAGCTAAGTAGAAACAGGAAGCAACCCACTACAAACAGCAACACAATCACCAACAAAACCAACCACAACCCATCCACACAAttatcacaaaaagaaaaacataacaaataacaacaaaaccACCAAGAAAACCAACCAATAAAACATAAATCACTAAGATAACATCATATACCTTGTCCTCCGCGAGCAAGGGCAAGTGAAGGAGAATCTCAAGCGGTTCAGTATCCGCTGCCATCACAATAAACTCCGAGATGCCTCTGTTCAGCGTTTTGGTCGCTACATAACAAAATCcatcaaaaaaagaagaaaaatcaaaacttttgaAAGGAGATCACTACCAAATACCTTCGTTGGCGCCCTTCTTGAGCTGCTTGTAGTTGGCCGCCTGCTGAACAAGATCCATGATGGTATTCGTCAAGTGAGCGTCCGCAAGAGGGTACGCCTTCGGATTTACGGGCTGTGAGCTCTGAATCGGAGGCAAAACCTAGATCAATCGAAAGAGGAAAACGAGAACATCGCAATGAAATCGTAGAGTAGAGGTTTCAAATTACCATTTTGATGCTTCGATAGAGATTTGTAGCGCCGGAGAAGAGAGCTCGAGcactagggttttggagaagggCTCTCATTTCCTTCGAGGGTTTATTCATAAGACGAGAGAGTTGTGTAACTTGTACTCGCGACCTTTTTTAAGGTTAACCTACTCTAACAACTAATTTTTAGAGTTAAATTGAGTTAAACTACTCCAACAACTAAttttagtgtttaaagtttttaggcATTAGGATTTAAAGTTTAATATAAATtctttaactttaaaaattataaaacataaggttttaaattattaaaaaaaattgtttttttataaaaaaattatttttttaaaaaaaataaagaatgacaTGTCCACGTCATTCGAACTATCAATTAGGCCTAAATAGCATTGCtctttatttgatgattttttggttacaaataatttatctggcaaaattaaatcaagctaaaaaatctttttttttttttataactttaagTCATTGTGAATGTTTTATGTGCCATATCAATACATTctacctaaaaataaaaatttattgaaataaatttttattaatatttgcaCTACCAAATACTATACTCTCCTAAAAAAACAAGGTTAATATTATTAAACTgccaataaaaaaaagtcaCAATATTCCACCATAGCTAatatttcacaaaataaaaaaaaaataattattcaaaaacacATTGAAAACAACCACCAATTTATCCTACACAATTTCGGACAAGAAATCAAGCACCAAAAtccataataaaaatcaaattaaaatgaaaaaaaacccaaaatctctctaaatcccaaaaatccacacaaaaattactaaaaaaatcttataaaaattcTTCAAGCATTGCATAAAGGAGAGCGGTGAGAGAGGATTAgaatggatttatatatatatatatatatatatatatatataaagagagagagagagtaaattATCATCTAATCCTTAAAACtcgatattaataaataaagtgTACTATTTAAAAGGCTAGATGTGATCATTAAGCccataagaaaaaattatgagaaaataaaCACTTCATAATAAGAACATGAAAGTGATATGGAggaaattcaaagaaacaagcaaAAACCGGGAAATCAATGGAAAAGAACACAAGATGGAAGAGAAATCcaagaaaacacactcaaaaCACACTTCATTCCTTAGTGTTTCCAATACAAGTCATTAGTTCTTATATGTTTACATTGATGGCCAAGATTAAACTAATCCTGGGCCCAATTCCTTACAACCAATCCAACGGTTCAGATGTAGAGACTTATAATGACCCTCTTAAGATGTTCCAGCAGATCAACTTCTCCATATCAATACTCCCCCCTTTTTAATTTTCCTTGTCCACAAGGAAAAAGTCAGGAAATCTCAACTGAAGTTCTTCCGCAAATTCCCAAGTCGAATCAGCAGGAGAAGAGTTAGACCAGTGAATGAGCCACTATGTTGCAGCTGAACTCCCTCTTTTAACTGACCTTCGATCAAGTATTGCTAATGGTTTCAACTTTTAAGTTGGCAAAGCAGAAGGAGGCAATGCTTGTGCTTCTTGTTCAGAGGTCAACGCAGCTTTCAATTGGGAAACATGAAATACTGGGTGCACAGCAGAATCATTGGGAAGGTTCACTTTGTATGCACATTTACCAATCTTATCAATTATTTTGTAAGGTCCATAAAACTTGGCAGATAACTTGGGAAATTCCCTTGCAACCACAGAATTCTGACTGTAAGGATGGAGCTTAATGAACACTAAGTCCCCAATTTGAAAAGTTCTGTATGTTCTATGCTTATTGGCTTATCTTGCCATTCTTTGTTGTGCTCTTGCTATTGATTGTCTGAGTAACTGTATCACAGCTTCCCTATCTCTAAGCAATAGATCCACAGCTTCAACAGGTGAATCCTTTGAAATATAAGGTAAGTGAATTGGAGGAGGGACCCCATACAATGCCTGAAAAGGGGTCATCTCTATTGCTGAATGAAAAGATGAGTTATACCAATATTCAGCTAGCGATACCCATTTACTCCAACTCTTGGGAATATTCCCAACCATGCACCTCAAATAACATTTGAGGCATCTATTTACCACCTCCGTTTGACCATCGGTCTGAGGATGGTATGCTGAGGAATGCTTCAATTCAACtccttgaattttaaaaaattcactcCAAAATCTACTCATGAAGACTGGATCTCTGTCACTTACTATAGAAGCTGGACATCCATGTAATTTGAAGACATTGCCCAAAAAGAGCTGAGCTACATCCATTGCTGTATAAGGATGAGAAAATGGTATAAAATGGGCATATTTAGTAAGCCTGTCAACCACCACCAATATAACATTTTTTCCATTTGATCTAGGAAGACCTTCAATAAAATCCATGGATATGTCAGTGAAAATTGTATAGGGTATGGGCAATGGTTGAATCAATCCAGGAGATGCTATCAATTCCGGTTTAAACCTTTGACAAACTGAGCAATTTCTCACCAATTCTCTTACATGCTTCCATAAATTACTCCAGTAAAATACTGCAGAAACCCTCCTGTAAGTAGCATTAATTCCTGAATGTCCCCCCAAAGAACTGTTGTGATAATGCTGTAAAATTTCTTTCCTAATTTTGTCATCTCTTCCCACCACAATCTTTCCCTTTCTTCTTAACTGATTCTGAGACCATGAATAGTGATGAACTAAATTCCCTTGCTGTAGCCGCTGTATAATTGGCTGCAAATGTATATCCTATTCCCATGAAGCTTTGATTCTTTCCATTAAATCTGAAGTAACAGTTGACACAACCTGCAATAACACCTCCAAAGAGCTTATTCTTGATAATGCATCTGCTACTACATTTAATTTCCCATTCTTATACTGAATTTCATAATCATACTCCATTAACTTGGCTAACCAAGTATACTGACTGGGTGTTGATAATTTCTGTTCAATCAGGAACTTTAGCGGTTTATGATCTGTTTTGATCACGAAATGTCTGCCCACTAAAAATTGATGCCATTTCTTCACAGCAAACAACACTGCAAATAGCTCTTTATCATATACCGACAAGCTCTGATGCTTCTTTCACAATACCTTGCTAATAAATGCTATTGGATGCCCTTGCTGTAATAATACAGCTCCAATCCCTCCACTTGATGCATTTGTCTCCACCGTGAATTCTTTGTCAAAATTAGGTAAAGCCAAAACGGGTGCCATAATTAAAACCTTCTTCAAAGAGTCAAATGCAATCAATGCTAACTCATTCCATTCAAAAACTGCATTTTTCTTCAGTAAATCATTTAAAGGCTGGCAAATCATTGCATAGTTCCTGATAAACCTGCGATAATACCCAGCTAATCCTAAAAACCCTCTTAATTGTTTGAGAGTAGTAGGAATTGACCAATCAGAAACAGCTTTGACCTTCTCAGGATCTGTAGCCACACCTTCCACAGAAATAATATGACCAAGATATTGAACCTGTTTTACTGCAAAACTACATTTGCTTAACTTGACTGTCAAAGATTGATCTGATAACAACTGGAAAACCTTAATTAAATGCTCGACATGCTCCATTTCACTGCAGCTATAGATAAGGATATCATCAAAGAACACCAGGACAAACTTTCTCAAGTAAGgctcaaaaattaaattcattagaTGTTGAAAAGTGGATGGAGCATTCACCAATTCAAAAGGCATGAGCAGATATTCATAATGTCCCATATGTGTTCTAAAAGTTGTCTTATGTACATCTTTGGGGTCCATTCTAATCTGATGGTATCCCGCCCTTAAATCCAGCTTTGTAAAAATTGAAGCTCCATTTAACTCTTCAAGCAATTCTCCTATGATTGGCATAGGAAATTTGTCCTTaattgtgatttgattcaacCCCCTATAATCTATACAAAGCCTCCACGAATTGTCCTTCTTTCTCACTAAAACTACAGGTGCAGAAAATGGGGAATGGCTATGTTGAATTACCCCAGCTTCCAACAATTCCTGTTTTAGCTTTTCAATTACATCTTTCTGCAAAGCTCCAAATCTGTATGGCCTCAAACTAATAGGTTGAGACCCTTCCTTTAGATTGATTTGATGATCATATTGTCGAAATGGTGGTAATCCTCTTTTCACTTCAAAAATGTGAGCAAAACTGTGCAAAACTTCAGCAATTTTTACAGGCAACTCTGCAGTAACCACAGACAATTGATCTTTCTCAGAATTCTCCCTTGACTCACTATATAACTGATGTATTGAAATTGTGTAATACTGTGTCAACGACAACTGAGCTTCTTTAACTAATAATTTGTGCATATTAGCTTCAGACACCATCTTCCATTCTCTCTCCTTTTCCCCTTGTAACAAACATACTTGATTTCCCATGTGAAATTTCATCTGTAATCTTTTAAAATTCC is a window from the Dioscorea cayenensis subsp. rotundata cultivar TDr96_F1 chromosome 2, TDr96_F1_v2_PseudoChromosome.rev07_lg8_w22 25.fasta, whole genome shotgun sequence genome containing:
- the LOC120275776 gene encoding NHP2-like protein 1, which encodes MRALLQNPSARALFSGATNLYRSIKMSSQPVNPKAYPLADAHLTNTIMDLVQQAANYKQLKKGANEATKTLNRGISEFIVMAADTEPLEILLHLPLLAEDKNVPYVFVPSKQALGRACGVTRPVIACSVTSNEGSQLKSQIQQLKDAIEKLLI